One genomic region from Xyrauchen texanus isolate HMW12.3.18 chromosome 16, RBS_HiC_50CHRs, whole genome shotgun sequence encodes:
- the LOC127657274 gene encoding transmembrane protein 229b translates to MVIMATTVNPEPLTALSRWYLYAIHGYFCEVMFTAAWEFVVNCNWKFPGVTSVWALFIYGTCILIVERMYLCLRDRCNVLLRCIIYTLWTYFWEFGTGLLLTQFNACPWDYSEFKYNFMGLITAEYAVPWFCASFIVERLVIRNTLRLCFDDVTKPGQSEQLDRVGGRGGRRGRGTSGGATSTYGYVKLD, encoded by the coding sequence ATGGTCATCATGGCAACCACGGTGAACCCTGAGCCCCTTACTGCCCTCTCTCGGTGGTACCTGTATGCCATCCATGGCTACTTCTGCGAAGTCATGTTCACGGCTGCCTGGGAGTTTGTGGTCAACTGCAACTGGAAGTTTCCTGGTGTGACGAGCGTCTGGGCACTCTTCATCTACGGGACATGCATTCTGATTGTAGAACGCATGTATCTGTGTCTGCGGGACCGATGCAACGTCCTTCTCCGCTGCATCATTTACACATTGTGGACATACTTCTGGGAATTTGGGACAGGTCTGCTACTAACGCAGTTCAACGCTTGTCCCTGGGACTACTctgagtttaaatataatttcatgGGCCTGATCACGGCAGAGTACGCCGTGCCTTGGTTTTGTGCCTCGTTCATTGTAGAGCGCCTAGTGATACGCAACACACTGCGATTGTGCTTTGACGATGTCACCAAGCCTGGCCAGTCGGAACAGTTGGATAGAgttggaggaagaggaggacgaAGAGGAAGAGGGACCAGTGGAGGGGCCACCAGTACTTATGGGTACGTGAAATTGGATTGA